One part of the Saprospiraceae bacterium genome encodes these proteins:
- a CDS encoding TonB-dependent receptor has protein sequence MRIILVLLVAVWYQNSYSQECTIKGTITDISNNNPIAYATVQILNTKIGTNSSESGDFEINGLTPGVYSLKISFLGYKELVLSEIAVSNIKPFEVFIQLEAASENLTEIVIKSSPFKTKEESPISLRSIGVTEIARSPGSNRDISKVVKALPGVTRTVSFRNDLIIRGGAPNENRFYVDEVEVPNINHFATQGSTGGPVGMINVTFLREVDFYSGAFPASKGNALSSIFDFKMRNGRSDHLGGTLTVGSSDVGITLEGPIKEKTTYIASARRSYLQFLFKALELPFLPTYNDFQLKIKHSFNQKNELSFIGLGAIDDFKLNTEANNTETQQYILNYLPISTQWNYTNGLVYKHYQKNGYWTTVLSRNMLNNEAKKYAGNDDTKSENLILSYKSKEIENKIRTEYNFKSNKYSVHFGIGLENSKYSNKTFNKIATSSGVQLVNYQTDLDFYKYYLFVQYHRKIFNEKWSISAGLRNDGNSYSAKMQNLLLQTSPRFALSYQLNSTLSIHLTEGIYYQLPAYTTLGYKENGILINKQNNLKYIQAIHNTAGLIYQTKTEGRLSVEFYLKNYSNYPLLLRDSITLANLGGDFGVVGTEPAISFAKGISYGLECMYQQKLYKGFYGIIAYTFGNSEFENKNKIFLPSSWDSKHIINLSLGRQFKKSWEIGINWRYQSGLPYTPFDDNSNLKTNWDINGKGLFNYDQINSLRYEGISQLDFRVDKKWFFKTWNLELYLDIENVFGNSIASKALILDRPMDSNNKPIGDAVLINPSDPLELQRYKLKYINDASGNTLPSIGITLEW, from the coding sequence ATGAGAATAATCCTTGTTTTATTAGTTGCCGTTTGGTACCAAAATAGTTACTCACAAGAATGCACTATTAAAGGCACTATTACGGATATAAGCAATAATAATCCAATTGCATACGCAACGGTACAAATTCTGAATACTAAAATAGGTACCAACAGCTCAGAATCTGGCGATTTTGAAATTAATGGTTTAACTCCCGGGGTTTATAGTCTCAAAATTTCATTTCTAGGATACAAAGAACTTGTACTTTCTGAAATTGCAGTTTCAAATATTAAACCTTTTGAAGTATTTATACAACTGGAAGCCGCTTCAGAAAATCTAACTGAAATCGTCATTAAATCTTCGCCCTTTAAAACAAAAGAAGAAAGTCCTATTTCCCTTCGTTCCATTGGTGTAACAGAAATTGCAAGAAGTCCAGGTTCAAATCGAGATATTTCAAAAGTTGTAAAAGCATTACCAGGGGTCACACGAACGGTTTCATTTCGAAATGATCTTATCATCCGAGGAGGGGCTCCTAATGAAAATCGCTTCTATGTAGATGAAGTTGAAGTGCCAAATATTAACCATTTTGCGACACAAGGCTCCACTGGTGGACCTGTAGGAATGATAAATGTTACGTTCCTAAGAGAAGTTGATTTTTATAGTGGTGCCTTTCCTGCTTCAAAAGGAAATGCATTATCTTCCATATTTGATTTCAAAATGAGAAATGGCAGATCCGATCATTTAGGTGGAACACTCACAGTTGGTTCCAGTGATGTCGGCATTACCCTGGAAGGACCCATTAAAGAAAAAACAACTTATATCGCTTCTGCCAGAAGATCCTATTTACAGTTTTTATTTAAAGCCCTTGAACTTCCATTCCTTCCCACATACAATGATTTTCAATTAAAAATAAAACATAGCTTCAATCAAAAAAATGAACTGAGCTTTATCGGCTTAGGTGCTATTGATGATTTTAAATTAAATACGGAAGCAAATAATACAGAAACACAGCAGTATATTTTAAATTATTTGCCGATCAGTACGCAATGGAATTATACAAATGGACTTGTATATAAACATTATCAAAAAAATGGATATTGGACTACCGTATTAAGCAGAAATATGCTAAATAATGAAGCGAAAAAATATGCCGGCAATGATGATACGAAATCAGAAAACTTAATTTTATCTTATAAGTCTAAAGAAATAGAAAATAAAATCCGTACAGAATATAACTTTAAATCGAATAAATATAGCGTTCATTTTGGAATCGGTCTAGAAAATTCAAAATATAGTAATAAAACATTTAATAAAATTGCTACCTCTTCAGGAGTGCAACTGGTTAATTACCAAACGGATCTTGATTTTTATAAATACTACCTATTTGTACAATATCATCGCAAAATATTTAATGAAAAGTGGAGCATTTCCGCAGGCCTCCGAAATGATGGCAATTCATATTCTGCTAAAATGCAAAATCTATTATTGCAAACATCTCCTAGATTTGCCTTGTCTTATCAGCTCAATTCTACTTTAAGTATACATTTAACAGAAGGCATTTATTATCAACTTCCTGCATATACCACATTGGGATATAAAGAAAATGGCATCTTAATTAATAAACAGAATAATTTAAAATATATTCAGGCTATTCATAATACAGCAGGTTTGATTTATCAAACAAAAACTGAAGGAAGGTTAAGTGTAGAATTTTATCTTAAAAATTATTCCAATTACCCATTGCTTTTAAGAGACAGTATTACACTTGCTAATCTAGGTGGTGATTTTGGCGTTGTGGGTACAGAGCCTGCAATTTCATTTGCCAAAGGCATAAGCTATGGATTAGAATGTATGTATCAACAAAAATTATATAAAGGTTTTTATGGAATCATTGCCTACACATTTGGGAATAGTGAATTTGAAAATAAGAATAAAATATTTCTACCATCTTCCTGGGATAGCAAGCATATTATAAATCTAAGCCTTGGAAGGCAATTTAAAAAATCCTGGGAAATCGGTATCAACTGGAGATATCAAAGTGGCTTACCATATACCCCATTTGATGACAATTCAAATTTAAAAACAAATTGGGATATTAACGGAAAAGGGCTATTTAATTATGATCAAATTAATTCCCTTCGCTACGAGGGTATTAGTCAATTGGATTTCCGAGTAGATAAAAAATGGTTTTTTAAAACCTGGAATCTGGAATTATATTTAGATATTGAAAATGTATTTGGAAATAGTATAGCTTCAAAAGCTTTAATCCTGGACCGTCCAATGGATTCAAACAATAAACCCATTGGGGATGCGGTCTTAATTAATCCTTCGGACCCTTTAGAACTGCAGCGATATAAACTTAAATACATTAATGATGCTTCAGGAAATACCTTACCAAGTATAGGCATCACTTTGGAATGGTAG
- a CDS encoding epimerase, with product MNQKIRTILTGATGMVGEGVLYECLQSDLVESILIIGRKPYGMTHPKLKEIIVKNINELHEIESQIIGYNACFFCLGVSSVGIKEEAFSKLTYDLTLNFAKVLCRLNLDMTFCYISGLGTDSSEKGKIMWARVKGKTENDLRKLPFKAVYNFRPGYMQPTNGLKNTLKYYHYISWMYPMLRMLFPKMVCTLAELGQAMINTVAKGFERPTLEVKEIVSQSKQKL from the coding sequence ATGAATCAAAAAATACGTACAATACTAACGGGAGCAACCGGCATGGTTGGCGAAGGCGTACTTTACGAATGTTTACAATCTGATTTGGTTGAATCAATTTTAATTATCGGAAGAAAGCCATATGGCATGACACACCCAAAACTGAAGGAGATAATCGTGAAAAATATAAATGAACTTCATGAAATTGAATCACAAATTATAGGATATAATGCGTGTTTTTTCTGCCTTGGAGTTTCATCAGTTGGAATAAAAGAAGAGGCGTTTTCAAAACTTACCTATGATCTTACATTAAATTTTGCAAAGGTTCTATGTAGATTAAATCTGGATATGACTTTTTGTTATATATCAGGACTTGGAACCGACAGTTCAGAGAAAGGAAAAATCATGTGGGCTCGGGTAAAGGGTAAAACGGAAAATGATTTAAGAAAATTACCATTTAAAGCGGTTTACAATTTTCGACCAGGATATATGCAACCAACGAATGGTTTAAAAAATACCTTAAAATATTATCATTATATTTCGTGGATGTATCCAATGCTTAGAATGTTATTTCCCAAGATGGTATGCACTTTAGCTGAATTAGGACAAGCTATGATAAATACCGTTGCAAAAGGCTTTGAACGGCCTACCCTTGAAGTGAAAGAAATTGTATCTCAGTCAAAACAAAAATTATAA
- a CDS encoding CotH kinase family protein: protein MLRFTLLICTVIISNIYIFAQGLFEQNRVNSIHILIPEDSIAFLYANPLNERYLDATFVFEQGSIKDTVQNIGFRLRGSSSRISQKKSFKISFNEFSNGRKFYGAKKLNLNGQHNDPTMVREKLFYDCWNQIGLPERRTAFIKLYINYKYYGLYTQIEEFDKEWLQRNFPDEKGNLYKCTYPADLRYLGNTEDLYKNILSHSATGGRAYDLLTNETKDDYSGFLQLIFEINKNPIQPASLERIINVPQLLKAYALEVCTGHWDNYAFNKNNYFLYQPPGGAFTFISYDADNTFGIDWLNIDWAERDPFNWYHPTESRTLIKNILKISTYQAYYKKIIDSIASTILNPAIIFPKIDSMHILITESAIADSFRTLDYNYSVADFHNGFSMQIDKHSPYGIKPFIERRRTSILKLTAIENKTTPAIDLKTYYDLNTRMLTIKCNFKISNFEIFNLQGFKLYQSNISQFDQSIRFELPAFITPNIYLIKFQMKNEWISKLLFL, encoded by the coding sequence ATGCTTCGATTCACCTTACTTATATGCACAGTTATTATTTCAAATATATACATTTTTGCGCAGGGTCTATTTGAACAAAATCGTGTAAACTCTATCCATATCCTTATTCCAGAAGATTCGATTGCATTCTTGTATGCAAATCCCCTGAATGAGAGATATCTGGATGCCACATTTGTTTTTGAACAAGGGAGCATAAAAGATACCGTTCAAAATATTGGATTCCGTTTAAGAGGAAGTTCATCAAGAATTTCTCAAAAGAAATCTTTTAAAATTTCATTTAATGAATTTTCGAACGGAAGAAAATTTTATGGCGCTAAAAAACTTAATTTGAATGGTCAACATAATGACCCTACAATGGTACGCGAAAAATTATTTTATGATTGCTGGAATCAGATCGGATTACCTGAAAGACGGACTGCCTTTATCAAACTCTACATCAATTATAAATATTATGGCTTATATACACAAATAGAAGAATTCGACAAAGAATGGTTGCAACGAAATTTTCCAGATGAAAAAGGAAATCTTTACAAATGTACATATCCTGCAGACTTGCGCTATCTAGGAAATACAGAAGATCTATATAAAAATATACTTAGCCATTCCGCAACTGGAGGAAGGGCATATGATTTATTGACTAATGAGACAAAAGATGACTACTCAGGATTTTTACAACTTATCTTTGAAATAAATAAAAATCCGATTCAACCGGCTTCGTTAGAGCGTATAATAAATGTACCGCAATTATTGAAAGCGTATGCTTTAGAAGTTTGCACAGGCCATTGGGATAATTACGCATTTAATAAAAATAACTATTTCTTATATCAACCACCAGGCGGCGCATTTACATTTATCAGCTATGACGCCGACAATACTTTTGGAATTGATTGGCTGAATATTGACTGGGCAGAACGAGATCCTTTTAATTGGTATCACCCAACAGAATCAAGAACATTAATTAAAAATATTCTTAAAATTTCAACATATCAAGCCTACTATAAAAAAATTATCGATTCTATAGCAAGTACTATTTTGAATCCGGCAATCATATTCCCAAAGATAGATAGCATGCATATTTTAATTACTGAGTCCGCTATTGCCGATTCCTTTAGAACCCTGGATTATAATTACTCGGTAGCAGATTTTCACAATGGATTTTCCATGCAGATCGATAAACATAGTCCATATGGAATTAAACCTTTTATTGAACGCCGGAGAACCTCTATTCTTAAATTGACAGCTATTGAAAATAAAACGACTCCAGCTATTGATCTAAAAACGTACTATGATTTAAATACTAGAATGCTTACGATTAAATGTAATTTTAAAATATCGAATTTTGAAATTTTCAATTTACAAGGATTTAAACTTTACCAAAGCAATATTTCACAATTTGATCAAAGCATTAGATTTGAGCTCCCTGCATTCATTACCCCAAACATATATTTGATTAAATTTCAAATGAAAAATGAATGGATTAGTAAATTACTATTTTTATAG
- a CDS encoding RagB/SusD family nutrient uptake outer membrane protein, producing the protein MKTYKKILFSIFLLSTISCDDSFIEAKLDSAIDINQFLKSPVEFQQLLNSSYDALSYGNVYGGQIQLMSELMSDGVDGDYLTNNDWRALFTWTSDIFLAPTRTLMYDGYKAIARANLVLENLNIVPGLDEVNKKRMEGEALFIRALMHFELVRYYGQPYGYTADNSHPGIPLRTSFGQAIADRATVAAVYNQCIADAEKSESLLPLTNGVYANQFSVKAFLAKLYFQQNNFIKAKEYAEQVINSSGAILDNLPNTKFGYGDSKEILFGLVSTDYSNDNANISIQKDYFSLTKTIPDIIPANAVSLAVSGSGDIRAFWFEKKGNYLICTKFNTSNTAIYTNPVIHLSELYLILAESLAETGTDGLTYLNAIRKRAGLTELNGSSTSQQIEECRVQRRAEFYFENNRLHELKRIAVRGSKDLLIRNLARWDCPGLVCQFPDNELKGNPDLKPNPTAKCY; encoded by the coding sequence ATGAAAACATATAAAAAAATATTATTTTCAATTTTTCTGTTGTCGACGATTTCCTGTGACGATAGTTTTATTGAAGCAAAGCTTGACTCTGCAATTGATATCAATCAATTTCTGAAATCACCAGTTGAATTTCAACAACTTTTAAATAGTTCATATGACGCGCTAAGCTACGGCAACGTATATGGTGGTCAAATTCAATTGATGAGTGAATTAATGTCGGATGGTGTAGATGGTGATTATTTAACAAACAATGATTGGAGAGCTTTATTTACCTGGACCTCAGATATTTTTTTAGCCCCTACAAGAACGCTCATGTACGATGGATATAAAGCGATTGCCCGGGCGAATTTAGTACTCGAAAATTTAAACATAGTACCCGGTCTTGATGAGGTAAATAAAAAACGAATGGAGGGGGAAGCTTTATTTATAAGAGCCTTAATGCATTTTGAATTGGTTCGTTATTATGGTCAGCCTTATGGATACACTGCAGATAATTCTCACCCAGGCATTCCTTTGCGGACTTCTTTCGGACAAGCAATTGCAGATCGCGCAACGGTTGCTGCAGTTTACAATCAATGTATTGCAGATGCAGAGAAATCAGAATCATTATTGCCTTTGACAAACGGAGTCTATGCAAATCAATTTTCTGTCAAAGCATTCTTAGCGAAACTTTATTTTCAACAAAATAATTTCATTAAAGCAAAGGAGTATGCAGAACAAGTAATCAATTCTTCTGGTGCTATTCTGGATAATTTGCCGAATACTAAATTCGGTTATGGAGATTCAAAAGAAATTCTTTTCGGCTTAGTAAGTACAGATTATAGTAATGACAATGCAAATATTTCTATTCAAAAAGACTATTTCTCATTAACAAAAACAATTCCGGATATTATACCAGCAAACGCAGTAAGTTTAGCTGTAAGTGGCAGTGGAGATATCCGCGCTTTCTGGTTTGAAAAAAAAGGCAATTATTTAATCTGCACAAAATTTAATACTAGTAATACCGCTATTTATACCAATCCCGTAATTCATCTTTCAGAGCTTTATTTAATTCTAGCTGAATCCTTAGCAGAAACTGGAACGGATGGCTTAACATATTTAAATGCAATTCGAAAAAGAGCTGGATTAACAGAACTTAATGGCAGTTCAACAAGCCAACAAATTGAAGAATGCAGAGTACAAAGAAGGGCTGAATTTTACTTTGAAAACAACCGACTTCATGAATTAAAAAGAATTGCTGTACGTGGTAGTAAAGATCTGTTAATTCGAAATCTGGCAAGGTGGGATTGCCCAGGTTTGGTATGTCAATTTCCGGATAATGAATTAAAAGGAAATCCAGATCTCAAACCGAATCCAACTGCAAAGTGTTATTAA
- a CDS encoding SusC/RagA family TonB-linked outer membrane protein — protein MKRVLLLSYFIYGLGALSVAQNSLKGHIMTQNESIIGATVKIEGSNLGTVSDFNGDFNITKIPDGSYKVRVSFVGYHTEYKTISFTGNSLEVWNLSLEEDNQLMNEVVVVAYGTENKKAGIGSVASLKSDKLNDNVGGTLISELQGKTPGVLMTSSSGAAGAAGIVRLRGTNSITAGGDPLYVIDGVPLSNENFLNGERGGQNNNPLSSINPADIESISFLKDASSAAIYGSRGANGVILITTKRGGKKRFGISYSASIGNSKPTHVIDLMNKEQWFQVQQEAFENDGGVGRFQLPLGLSYDDVANINTDWMRKVIQTGMKMEHNLGITLGGNKLKAYLGGTISKAESFLVGNFFERYSGRINLDYTPVRWFKLGISSSAIRGLNKRAFQAWAGGLGLAQSNALMIYPIFKNEFPKTSPFYDSVGYFNINQNPVAQQEHIDFRTREWRYINSVSASFFPTARLSFNINGGADISRLGDFTYEDAIWTRDKDISKINLSNVDNYNIYATSQYQIPLRNSAHELTILAGLEYQDFKVTGYDQSYNYIADLIYNVDSIWSDVKENASKYYVDRDGYKFASAFSRLNYSWNQKLFAQATFRRDASSKFGPNNRFGNFPSIGVGYVISDDHWFKNNIINYLKIKTSFGITGNSNIPWSQQYETYKLNNSPLINYDTRYNNENTRFQEKVGNPNLKWEEVQKVDVGLDFGLWKDRISGSLTYFYDLTKDALLLVALQSSTGLENLNFYDNVGKIQNKGIEFSLTSHNLVGAFKWTTEFNITAIKNKVLEVGTATPDALDGGFGDIRVVVNYPVGVNYIVRFSHVDKATGRPVYLDKNGKETFTYNVAEDRVPAGTLQADFYGGLTNTFSYKNWSLSALLFFKYGGKLYDDAAKRQLGVVTTDWNMRPLIFDRWQQEGDQSRYPRFTNTMLNWGGNDNAWQNNHSLWLYDASYMRLRNVTVAYTIKGKTAKSISYRFYITGNNILTFTKYPGWDPEVARDRTTDQQRNVGGFGVSYLTAPQEKSWVFGVNVDF, from the coding sequence ATGAAAAGAGTTTTACTCCTATCCTACTTTATTTATGGTTTAGGTGCCTTATCTGTAGCCCAAAACAGTTTAAAAGGGCATATTATGACACAAAATGAATCCATAATTGGCGCAACCGTTAAAATTGAAGGAAGTAATTTAGGAACCGTATCTGATTTCAATGGTGACTTTAACATTACTAAAATTCCAGATGGGAGCTATAAAGTCCGAGTGAGCTTCGTAGGATATCATACCGAATATAAAACCATTTCATTTACGGGAAACTCTCTGGAAGTTTGGAATCTTAGTCTGGAAGAGGACAATCAATTAATGAATGAGGTCGTGGTAGTTGCATATGGCACGGAAAATAAAAAAGCAGGTATTGGATCTGTTGCCAGCCTTAAGTCTGATAAACTAAATGATAATGTTGGTGGCACCTTAATTTCTGAATTGCAAGGAAAAACTCCAGGGGTATTAATGACTTCTTCAAGTGGAGCTGCTGGTGCTGCAGGAATTGTTCGTCTCCGGGGAACTAACTCCATTACAGCGGGTGGTGATCCATTATATGTAATTGATGGTGTCCCATTATCGAATGAGAATTTTCTAAACGGAGAACGGGGTGGACAAAACAACAATCCATTGAGTAGTATCAACCCTGCTGATATTGAAAGTATTAGTTTTTTAAAAGATGCATCCTCCGCTGCCATTTATGGTTCTAGAGGTGCAAATGGAGTAATCCTTATCACAACAAAAAGAGGTGGCAAAAAACGTTTTGGCATTAGTTATTCAGCATCTATTGGAAATTCTAAACCGACCCATGTGATTGATCTCATGAATAAAGAACAATGGTTTCAAGTACAACAAGAAGCATTTGAAAATGATGGTGGGGTTGGTAGATTTCAATTGCCACTTGGTTTAAGTTATGATGATGTTGCAAATATCAATACGGACTGGATGAGAAAGGTGATTCAGACAGGGATGAAAATGGAACACAACCTCGGAATTACCTTAGGAGGCAATAAACTAAAAGCATATCTAGGAGGTACCATCAGTAAAGCTGAATCCTTTTTAGTAGGAAATTTCTTTGAGCGATATTCCGGACGAATAAACTTAGATTATACTCCGGTTCGATGGTTTAAATTAGGAATTAGTTCGTCTGCAATCCGAGGATTAAATAAACGTGCCTTTCAAGCTTGGGCTGGCGGTTTAGGTTTGGCACAATCAAATGCTTTGATGATCTATCCAATCTTTAAAAATGAATTTCCGAAAACAAGTCCATTTTATGATTCTGTTGGTTATTTCAACATAAATCAAAATCCAGTTGCTCAACAAGAGCATATTGATTTTAGAACCCGTGAATGGCGCTATATAAATAGTGTTTCTGCTTCCTTTTTCCCGACTGCACGATTAAGTTTTAATATAAATGGAGGTGCCGATATTTCCAGACTTGGTGATTTTACATATGAAGATGCAATCTGGACTCGCGATAAAGATATTTCTAAAATTAATTTATCTAATGTTGACAATTATAATATTTATGCAACTAGTCAATACCAAATCCCATTAAGAAATTCAGCACATGAATTAACAATTTTAGCAGGTTTGGAATATCAAGATTTTAAGGTAACCGGATATGATCAAAGCTATAATTACATTGCAGATTTGATTTATAATGTCGATTCGATTTGGTCTGATGTAAAAGAGAATGCTTCAAAATATTATGTTGATCGCGATGGCTATAAATTTGCTAGTGCATTTAGTCGATTAAATTATTCCTGGAATCAAAAATTATTTGCTCAAGCAACTTTCAGAAGAGATGCATCTTCTAAATTCGGACCGAATAATCGATTTGGAAACTTTCCATCAATAGGTGTTGGCTATGTAATTTCAGATGATCATTGGTTTAAAAATAATATCATCAATTATTTAAAAATAAAAACTTCCTTCGGGATCACCGGAAATTCAAACATCCCATGGTCTCAGCAATATGAAACTTATAAGTTGAATAATAGCCCATTAATAAATTATGATACTCGATATAATAATGAAAACACACGTTTTCAGGAAAAAGTTGGGAATCCAAATTTGAAATGGGAAGAAGTCCAAAAAGTGGATGTAGGACTTGACTTTGGATTATGGAAAGATCGAATCAGTGGTAGCCTAACATACTTTTATGATTTAACCAAAGATGCATTGTTATTGGTTGCCTTACAATCTTCAACCGGCTTAGAAAATTTAAATTTTTACGACAATGTTGGGAAGATTCAAAACAAAGGAATTGAATTTTCACTTACCAGTCATAATTTAGTAGGTGCCTTTAAATGGACTACAGAATTTAATATAACAGCTATTAAAAATAAAGTATTGGAAGTTGGCACTGCAACGCCAGATGCTTTGGATGGTGGATTCGGCGATATCCGGGTGGTTGTTAATTATCCTGTTGGCGTGAATTATATAGTTCGATTTTCTCATGTAGATAAAGCAACCGGAAGGCCTGTTTATCTTGATAAAAACGGGAAAGAAACATTTACTTATAATGTAGCCGAAGATCGTGTACCTGCGGGAACATTACAAGCTGATTTTTATGGTGGATTAACAAATACATTTTCTTATAAAAACTGGAGTTTAAGTGCTCTGTTATTTTTCAAATATGGAGGAAAATTATATGACGATGCTGCGAAGCGGCAATTAGGGGTTGTGACTACGGATTGGAATATGAGGCCTCTAATTTTTGATCGCTGGCAACAAGAAGGAGATCAAAGCAGATATCCACGATTCACAAATACGATGCTCAACTGGGGAGGTAATGATAATGCCTGGCAAAATAATCATTCCCTCTGGTTGTATGATGCAAGTTATATGAGATTGCGCAATGTAACTGTAGCCTATACTATTAAAGGCAAAACTGCAAAATCAATTAGTTATAGATTCTATATAACTGGAAATAATATTTTAACATTTACTAAATATCCTGGTTGGGATCCTGAAGTCGCCAGAGACCGCACAACGGATCAGCAGCGCAATGTAGGCGGATTTGGAGTTTCTTATTTAACGGCTCCTCAAGAAAAAAGCTGGGTATTTGGAGTGAATGTTGACTTTTAA
- a CDS encoding CRTAC1 family protein produces the protein MPPVILSVKHCFLFLLLAHFSFGQSVLDFEDISNVSGIHKSGYNIGVAVSDYNLDGYDDVYVSNRLGANQLYRNNKNGTFTDVASALGLHYAAGTECAVWADLNNDGLPELFLGGADAPCKLFLNKGLAGFEDITTASGINNSKTVKACLASDVDLDGDLDLYLTQLNTENALFINDGNLHFENKILESGALDSRISMGGTFFDYDNDGDGDLYLIHDANQDFILYENDGKGHFKDISVKTKANFKSMGMGVSAGDFNNDGRTDLYITNLFYNVLLFHQADGTFKDIAKEVGVDDYGMGWGNVWLDANNDGMNDLYVCNDSYFSPYNNVLYLNSPIAQFQKVLSNTTIASSFGSYGNSWLDVDNDGRQDLFVANAGKDGNQLFLNKSSNTENWIEFDFKSKKGNRFGIGTKVTIQLNGVNYYQELISGSGYASQTPQRLHFGLADQSKVDQVIIKWPGGFISTFQNLVSNKRYTISEDEVVANENLDKNELLELDIQYLPASQEIFIISNQELPIQIQLMDLQGRQMLQHTISSKFSKIPVSSCFPAAYYFICARSRVDQIVKKVFIY, from the coding sequence ATGCCGCCTGTGATTCTAAGTGTAAAACATTGTTTCCTATTTTTATTATTAGCCCATTTTTCATTTGGACAATCAGTTCTTGATTTTGAAGATATCAGTAACGTCTCAGGAATTCATAAATCGGGTTATAATATTGGTGTTGCGGTTTCTGATTATAATCTGGATGGTTATGATGATGTTTATGTTTCTAATCGTTTAGGTGCCAACCAATTATATCGAAATAATAAGAATGGAACCTTTACAGATGTTGCTTCTGCATTAGGCTTACATTATGCAGCTGGGACAGAATGTGCGGTTTGGGCAGACCTTAATAATGATGGTTTACCAGAATTATTTTTAGGCGGAGCAGATGCACCATGTAAACTTTTTTTAAATAAAGGTTTGGCAGGATTTGAAGATATAACCACTGCATCTGGAATTAATAATTCCAAAACTGTAAAAGCTTGTTTGGCATCGGATGTTGATTTAGATGGTGATCTGGATTTGTATTTAACGCAATTGAATACAGAAAATGCACTATTTATCAATGATGGAAACTTACATTTTGAGAATAAGATTTTGGAATCTGGGGCCTTGGATAGCCGAATTTCTATGGGTGGAACATTCTTTGATTATGACAATGATGGCGATGGAGATTTGTATTTAATACATGACGCAAATCAGGATTTTATATTGTATGAAAATGACGGCAAAGGGCATTTTAAAGATATTTCAGTAAAAACAAAAGCCAATTTTAAATCTATGGGGATGGGCGTTTCTGCTGGTGACTTTAACAATGATGGCAGAACGGATTTATATATCACCAATTTATTTTATAATGTTTTATTGTTTCATCAAGCGGATGGTACATTCAAAGACATTGCAAAAGAAGTTGGAGTAGATGATTATGGAATGGGCTGGGGGAATGTTTGGCTGGATGCAAATAATGACGGAATGAATGATCTCTATGTTTGTAATGACAGTTATTTTTCGCCTTATAATAATGTGCTCTATCTCAATTCTCCAATAGCTCAATTTCAAAAGGTATTGTCAAATACTACAATAGCCAGTTCATTTGGATCCTATGGCAATAGTTGGTTGGATGTAGATAATGATGGTCGTCAGGACTTATTTGTTGCAAATGCAGGGAAAGATGGTAATCAATTATTTTTAAATAAAAGTTCAAATACTGAAAACTGGATCGAGTTTGACTTCAAATCAAAAAAAGGAAATCGATTTGGAATTGGAACTAAAGTTACCATTCAGTTGAATGGTGTAAATTATTATCAGGAATTAATTTCTGGAAGTGGATATGCATCACAAACACCACAGCGTTTGCATTTTGGATTGGCAGATCAAAGCAAAGTGGATCAGGTAATTATTAAATGGCCTGGTGGATTTATTTCTACATTCCAAAATCTAGTTTCAAATAAAAGGTATACAATTTCTGAGGATGAAGTGGTGGCTAATGAAAATCTTGATAAGAATGAATTACTTGAATTGGATATTCAGTATCTTCCTGCATCTCAAGAAATTTTTATTATTTCAAATCAAGAGCTTCCCATTCAAATTCAATTGATGGATTTACAAGGCAGACAAATGCTGCAACATACAATAAGTTCAAAATTTAGTAAAATTCCTGTTTCCAGTTGTTTTCCTGCAGCATATTACTTTATTTGTGCCCGTTCAAGAGTAGATCAAATCGTAAAAAAAGTTTTCATTTATTAA